From a single Capsicum annuum cultivar UCD-10X-F1 chromosome 12, UCD10Xv1.1, whole genome shotgun sequence genomic region:
- the LOC124889792 gene encoding mediator of RNA polymerase II transcription subunit 17-like: MDVPKSILYAESLSHSSDLVKNVKSHFRTKVVVREDCISLEGKGAPNVVGLFKGKPDSTCPMNKYDCDLPNLPMVLLQQHQAV; encoded by the coding sequence ATGGATGTACCTAAGTCAATTCTCTATGCAGAAAGCCTGTCTCATTCATCTGACCTTGTAAAGAATGTGAAATCTCACTTTCGTACAAAAGTCGTGGTGCGTGAGGATTGCATTAGTCTGGAAGGGAAAGGTGCTCCTAATGTTGTTGGCCTCTTCAAAGGAAAGCCTGATAGTACTTGCCCTATGAACAAATATGACTGTGACTTGCCAAATCTTCCAATGGTATTATTACAGCAG